One Haloplanus vescus DNA window includes the following coding sequences:
- a CDS encoding DHH family phosphoesterase: protein MDWITHEEDVWFDFRGSSPDQLVSGRYYKGTVDGFADFGVFVDLSPGVTGLLHRSELDRRLESLDWESGDTVFVQVKNVRDNGNVDLSWSIRQSDSEFRGARIHDPEGDADGDPIETDESDDDESGPVRTTPTPAPSENGEAEDVSEESTSESASESESTPDADTESDSASTDDETAETEAEAETEPQSGPEATGDTDRVDVDALDDHVGDTVRLEGEIVSVRQTSGPTVFELRDASGVVDCAAFVEAGVRAYPDVEVGSIVRLDGEVELRYDELQVETEALSILSDDEAATVERRLADALTDEARPDAVTPLVDHDAIDAVADDLIDAAETVRRAVLESRPVVVRHAATADGYVAGAAIERAVLPLIREEYATADAEYHYFTRRPLEGSVYDMDDATNDVTRMLQDRDRHDEKLPLVLLVGTGSTVESSDGLGLLGIYGARRVVVDAEVADAAAADDCDAIVNPGLAGADASDLSTGTLAATLAATVNEDVEGDLSHLPAVSYWGDAPEAYVDLASEAGYDADRTRELREAIALEAYYQSYEDKRELITDLLFEDAGGLAGHISEQFRQKLDAEVDTATANVDTREEGGLTVEVLDTDAYTHRFDFPPTGLLLDELHRRRADGAHLIVGVGTDELYLRTDADLDVRGVAADAAELVDDAGITAASIRDGRIEFLSGRRDDAVDAVVDAAVDRLA from the coding sequence ATGGATTGGATCACCCACGAAGAAGACGTTTGGTTTGATTTCCGCGGCTCCAGCCCAGACCAACTGGTCTCGGGCCGATACTACAAGGGAACGGTCGATGGCTTCGCCGACTTCGGCGTGTTCGTCGACCTCTCTCCCGGCGTAACGGGACTGCTCCACCGGAGCGAACTCGACCGCCGACTGGAGAGCCTCGACTGGGAGTCCGGTGACACGGTGTTCGTTCAGGTCAAGAACGTCCGCGACAACGGCAACGTCGACCTCTCGTGGTCGATTCGACAGTCCGATAGCGAGTTCCGCGGCGCCCGGATTCACGACCCCGAGGGCGACGCCGACGGCGACCCCATCGAGACAGACGAGAGCGACGACGACGAGAGCGGCCCCGTCCGAACGACGCCGACGCCCGCCCCGAGCGAGAACGGCGAGGCAGAAGACGTCTCCGAGGAATCTACGTCCGAGTCTGCATCTGAATCGGAATCTACGCCCGACGCTGACACCGAATCTGACTCTGCGTCGACCGACGACGAGACTGCCGAGACCGAAGCGGAAGCGGAGACAGAGCCGCAATCAGGACCCGAAGCCACCGGCGACACCGACCGTGTCGACGTCGACGCTCTTGACGACCACGTCGGCGACACCGTGCGACTGGAGGGCGAAATCGTCAGCGTCCGCCAGACCAGCGGCCCGACCGTCTTCGAACTCCGCGACGCGTCCGGCGTCGTCGACTGCGCCGCCTTCGTCGAGGCCGGCGTGCGAGCCTACCCCGACGTGGAAGTCGGGAGCATCGTCCGCCTCGACGGCGAAGTCGAACTCCGCTACGACGAACTGCAGGTCGAAACCGAGGCGCTCTCGATTCTCTCCGATGACGAGGCGGCGACGGTCGAGCGCCGACTCGCCGACGCCCTGACCGACGAGGCCCGCCCCGACGCCGTGACGCCGCTTGTCGACCACGACGCCATCGACGCGGTGGCCGACGACCTGATCGACGCCGCGGAGACGGTCCGACGGGCCGTCCTCGAATCCCGACCCGTGGTCGTCCGCCACGCCGCGACGGCGGACGGCTACGTCGCCGGTGCGGCCATCGAGCGCGCCGTCCTGCCCCTGATTCGCGAGGAGTACGCGACGGCCGACGCCGAGTATCACTACTTCACTCGGCGCCCGCTCGAGGGCTCCGTCTACGACATGGACGACGCGACCAACGACGTGACGCGGATGCTCCAGGACCGCGACCGACACGACGAGAAACTGCCGCTGGTCCTGCTGGTCGGCACGGGCAGCACCGTCGAATCCAGTGACGGCCTCGGTCTGCTCGGCATCTACGGCGCCCGACGCGTCGTCGTCGACGCCGAAGTCGCCGACGCCGCCGCCGCCGACGACTGTGACGCCATCGTCAACCCCGGCCTCGCCGGGGCCGACGCCAGCGACCTCTCGACGGGGACGCTCGCCGCCACGCTCGCGGCGACGGTCAACGAGGACGTGGAGGGCGACCTCTCCCACCTCCCCGCCGTCTCCTACTGGGGCGACGCGCCCGAGGCGTACGTCGACCTCGCCAGCGAGGCGGGCTACGACGCCGACCGGACGCGCGAACTCCGCGAGGCCATCGCGCTGGAGGCGTACTACCAGTCCTACGAGGACAAGCGCGAACTCATCACGGACCTCCTGTTCGAGGACGCGGGCGGCCTCGCCGGCCACATCAGCGAGCAGTTCCGGCAGAAACTCGACGCGGAAGTCGACACCGCGACGGCCAACGTCGACACCCGCGAGGAGGGCGGTCTGACGGTGGAAGTGCTCGACACTGACGCCTACACCCACCGCTTCGACTTCCCGCCGACGGGGCTGCTCCTCGACGAACTCCACCGCCGTCGCGCCGACGGTGCGCACCTCATCGTCGGCGTCGGCACCGACGAACTCTACCTGCGGACCGACGCCGACCTCGACGTGCGTGGCGTGGCCGCCGACGCCGCGGAACTCGTTGACGACGCGGGTATCACCGCCGCGAGCATCCGCGACGGCCGCATCGAATTCCTCTCCGGGCGACGCGACGACGCCGTCGACGCCGTCGTCGACGCCGCGGTCGACCGCCTCGCCTGA